In Modestobacter versicolor, a single genomic region encodes these proteins:
- a CDS encoding undecaprenyl-diphosphate phosphatase codes for MGWVEAVVLGLVQGLTEFLPISSSAHLRIFGEVFGWGDPGAAFTAITQIGTETAVLIYYRKKIGRVITTWLRSLRDRGLRSDPDARMGWLIIIGSIPIVVLGLLLQDRIESTFRDLRIVAIALVVFSLILFWADRVGSTQRELPDLTVRHGLYFGLAQAMALIPGVSRSGGTITAGRFLGYSRSAAADYSFLLAVPAVLGSGFFQVYESLDGGVDWGPTLLATAIAAVVGFAVISWLLRYLSRGSFTPFVVYRVVLGLLLLALVGAGVLDPT; via the coding sequence ATGGGCTGGGTCGAAGCGGTCGTCCTGGGCCTGGTGCAGGGCCTCACCGAGTTCCTGCCGATCTCCTCCAGCGCCCACCTGCGCATCTTCGGGGAGGTCTTCGGCTGGGGCGACCCCGGTGCGGCGTTCACCGCCATCACCCAGATCGGCACCGAGACCGCCGTCCTCATCTACTACCGCAAGAAGATCGGCCGGGTCATCACGACCTGGCTGCGGTCGCTGCGCGACCGGGGGCTGCGCAGCGACCCGGACGCCCGGATGGGCTGGCTGATCATCATCGGCAGCATCCCGATCGTGGTGCTCGGCCTGCTGCTGCAGGACCGCATCGAGTCAACCTTCCGCGACCTGCGGATCGTCGCGATCGCGCTGGTCGTGTTCTCGCTGATCCTGTTCTGGGCCGACCGGGTGGGCAGCACGCAGCGCGAGCTGCCCGACCTCACCGTGCGGCACGGGCTCTACTTCGGTCTGGCCCAGGCGATGGCGCTCATCCCCGGCGTCTCCCGCTCGGGCGGCACGATCACCGCCGGCCGGTTCCTCGGCTACTCGCGCTCGGCCGCCGCGGACTACTCGTTCCTGCTCGCCGTCCCGGCGGTGCTCGGCTCGGGCTTCTTCCAGGTCTACGAGTCGCTGGACGGCGGGGTCGACTGGGGCCCCACCCTGCTGGCCACCGCGATCGCCGCCGTCGTCGGCTTCGCGGTCATCTCCTGGCTGCTGCGCTACCTGTCCCGGGGCAGCTTCACCCCGTTCGTCGTCTACCGGGTGGTGCTCGGCCTGCTGCTGCTCGCGCTGGTCGGCGCCGGGGTGCTCGACCCGACATAG
- a CDS encoding PAC2 family protein, with protein MIDPKSTADDLPELDDPVVVVAFEGWNDAGDAATGAVEHLELIWDAEPLAALDPEDYYDFQVNRPTVSLVDGVSRRIEWPTTRISVAKPPGADRHVVLIRGIEPNMRWRSFCDELIELVQELGATTVVALGALLADTPHTRPTPVTGSAYDAESAANWGLETSRYEGPTGILGVFQDACVQSGLPAVSFWAAVPHYVSQPPSPRATVALLQRVEEVLELPVPLGALPQQAEDWVKTVDEMANEDDEVVEYVRSLEERATQSDLSQANGDQIAKEFERYLRRRGGTSSN; from the coding sequence GTGATCGATCCCAAGTCCACCGCAGACGACCTGCCCGAGCTGGACGACCCCGTGGTCGTGGTCGCTTTCGAGGGGTGGAACGACGCCGGGGACGCCGCCACCGGAGCGGTCGAGCACCTGGAGCTGATCTGGGACGCCGAGCCGCTGGCCGCCCTGGACCCCGAGGACTACTACGACTTCCAGGTCAACCGGCCCACCGTCTCCCTCGTCGACGGCGTCAGCCGCCGCATCGAGTGGCCCACCACGCGCATCTCGGTCGCCAAGCCGCCGGGCGCCGACCGGCACGTCGTCCTGATCCGCGGCATCGAGCCGAACATGCGCTGGCGCAGCTTCTGCGACGAGCTGATCGAGCTGGTCCAGGAGCTGGGCGCCACCACGGTGGTGGCGCTCGGCGCGCTGCTCGCCGACACGCCGCACACCCGGCCCACCCCGGTGACCGGGTCGGCGTACGACGCCGAGTCCGCCGCCAACTGGGGCCTGGAGACCTCCCGCTACGAGGGGCCGACCGGCATCCTCGGCGTCTTCCAGGACGCCTGCGTGCAGTCCGGCCTGCCGGCGGTCAGCTTCTGGGCCGCCGTCCCGCACTACGTCTCCCAGCCGCCCTCGCCGCGGGCCACCGTCGCCCTGCTGCAGCGGGTGGAGGAGGTGCTGGAGCTCCCGGTGCCGCTCGGTGCGCTCCCGCAGCAGGCCGAGGACTGGGTGAAGACCGTCGACGAGATGGCCAACGAGGACGACGAGGTCGTCGAGTACGTGCGCTCGCTGGAGGAGCGCGCGACCCAGAGCGACCTGTCCCAGGCCAACGGCGACCAGATCGCCAAGGAGTTCGAGAGGTACCTGCGCCGCCGCGGCGGCACGTCGTCGAACTGA
- a CDS encoding HD domain-containing protein, protein MTAPGSPFRLADRAARERAEEQLAPAAARSARTRGRARPEPEDDLRTAYERDRDRILHAKAFRRLKHKTQVFLHPDGDHFVTRLTHTLQVTQVARSLAAALSLNETLAEAIALAHDVGHSPFGHIGEEALDPYVAGGWHHAAQGVRIVEVLEDLNLTWEVRDGVRAHSWKISPPPDTREGECVRYADRIGYLSHDALDAVRAGVLRPGDLPARTRQVFGEPGSAMVGSMIEAVVAGSLSPANTGGAVVMDPDALEAMQELRVFMFERVYESDTAAGQKNVAIDVIRRLVDHHLAHPELIPASYRDTEADAVTQVVDYVTGMTDRFALAAHDRLFDDTASLRMRPLLVVP, encoded by the coding sequence GTGACCGCGCCCGGGTCCCCGTTCCGGCTGGCCGACCGAGCGGCCCGGGAGCGGGCGGAGGAGCAGCTGGCCCCCGCCGCCGCCCGCTCGGCGCGCACCCGCGGCCGGGCCCGGCCCGAACCCGAGGACGACCTGCGCACCGCCTACGAGCGCGACCGCGACCGGATCCTGCACGCCAAGGCCTTCCGCCGGCTCAAGCACAAGACCCAGGTCTTCCTGCACCCCGACGGCGACCACTTCGTCACCCGGCTGACCCACACGCTGCAGGTGACCCAGGTGGCCCGGTCGCTGGCCGCGGCGCTGTCGCTGAACGAGACGCTGGCCGAGGCCATCGCGCTGGCCCACGACGTCGGGCACTCGCCGTTCGGGCACATCGGCGAGGAGGCGCTGGACCCCTACGTCGCCGGCGGCTGGCACCACGCGGCCCAGGGGGTGCGGATCGTCGAGGTGCTCGAGGACCTCAACCTCACCTGGGAGGTGCGCGACGGGGTGCGGGCGCACAGCTGGAAGATCAGCCCGCCGCCGGACACCCGCGAGGGCGAGTGCGTGCGCTACGCCGACCGGATCGGCTACCTGTCGCACGACGCGCTGGACGCCGTCCGGGCCGGGGTGCTGCGCCCCGGTGACCTGCCGGCCCGCACCCGCCAGGTGTTCGGCGAGCCCGGCAGCGCGATGGTCGGCTCGATGATCGAGGCGGTCGTCGCCGGCAGCCTGTCGCCGGCCAACACCGGCGGCGCGGTCGTGATGGACCCCGACGCGCTGGAGGCCATGCAGGAGCTGCGGGTGTTCATGTTCGAGCGGGTCTACGAGTCCGACACCGCGGCCGGGCAGAAGAACGTGGCGATCGACGTCATCCGCCGGCTGGTCGACCACCACCTGGCCCACCCGGAGCTGATCCCGGCCAGCTACCGCGACACCGAGGCCGACGCCGTCACCCAGGTCGTCGACTACGTCACCGGGATGACCGACCGGTTCGCCCTCGCCGCGCACGACCGGCTCTTCGACGACACCGCGTCGCTGCGGATGCGCCCGCTGCTCGTCGTCCCCTGA
- a CDS encoding DUF3090 family protein: MPRQVYLFDRPTRFVAGTVGQPGDRTFYLQASDEAGRTISVALEKSQVQVLADRMSELLDEVATRASVVVPPEADVDDLDPLTAPVDEEFRVAAMGLAWDGEADAVVVEAVAAGEEPIEEDAILSDADEGPDALRVTITPTAARAFVARARRVIAAGRPSCPLCSMPLDPAGHVCPRQNGYRR, from the coding sequence GTGCCCCGTCAGGTCTACCTCTTCGACCGTCCCACCCGGTTCGTCGCCGGCACGGTGGGCCAGCCCGGCGACCGCACCTTCTACCTGCAGGCCTCCGACGAGGCCGGCCGCACGATCAGCGTGGCGCTGGAGAAGTCGCAGGTCCAGGTGCTCGCCGACCGGATGAGCGAGCTGCTCGACGAGGTCGCCACGCGCGCCTCGGTCGTCGTCCCGCCCGAAGCCGACGTCGACGACCTGGACCCGCTCACCGCCCCGGTCGACGAGGAGTTCCGGGTCGCGGCGATGGGCCTGGCCTGGGACGGCGAGGCCGACGCGGTCGTGGTCGAGGCCGTCGCCGCGGGCGAGGAGCCGATCGAGGAGGACGCGATCCTCTCCGACGCCGACGAGGGCCCCGACGCGCTGCGCGTGACGATCACCCCCACCGCGGCCCGGGCGTTCGTCGCCCGCGCCCGCCGGGTCATCGCCGCCGGCCGGCCGTCCTGCCCGCTGTGCTCGATGCCGCTCGACCCCGCCGGGCACGTCTGCCCCCGGCAGAACGGCTACCGGCGCTGA
- a CDS encoding aldo/keto reductase: protein MEQRALGRSGLVVSRLGLGTMTWGRDTDEDEAAMQLTAFVDAGGTLVDTADVYADGESERTLGRLLSDVVPRDDVLVATKAVGRTGPGPMGRGASRGHLLAALDASLERLGLDHVDLWQLHSWDDATPVEETLAACDLAVSSGRARYVGISNYSGWQTAQAATWQRAWPGRTPIVSTQVEYSLLQRGVEREVVPAAEALGLGILPWSPLGRGLLTGKYRHSTPGDSRGASPQWAGFIDGLRSATADRVVEAVITAAEGLGTTPLGVALAWLRDRPGVVAPIVGARTAQQLQATLDADGVRLPPAIVTALDDVSSPPFSYPEHRPEQRA from the coding sequence GTGGAACAGCGGGCGCTCGGGCGCAGCGGCCTGGTCGTGTCGCGGCTCGGTCTGGGCACCATGACGTGGGGCCGGGACACCGACGAGGACGAGGCCGCCATGCAGCTCACCGCCTTCGTCGACGCCGGCGGGACGCTGGTCGACACCGCCGACGTCTACGCCGACGGGGAGAGCGAGCGCACGCTGGGCCGGCTGCTGTCCGACGTCGTCCCGCGCGACGACGTCCTGGTCGCCACCAAGGCGGTCGGGCGCACCGGGCCGGGGCCGATGGGCCGCGGCGCCTCCCGCGGGCACCTGCTCGCCGCCCTGGACGCCTCGCTGGAGCGCCTCGGCCTGGACCACGTCGACCTGTGGCAGCTGCACTCCTGGGACGACGCGACCCCGGTGGAGGAGACGCTGGCCGCCTGCGACCTCGCCGTCTCCTCGGGCCGGGCCCGCTACGTCGGGATCAGCAACTACTCCGGCTGGCAGACCGCCCAGGCCGCCACCTGGCAGCGCGCCTGGCCCGGGCGCACGCCGATCGTGAGCACCCAGGTGGAGTACTCGCTGCTGCAGCGCGGCGTGGAGCGCGAGGTCGTGCCCGCGGCCGAGGCGCTGGGGCTGGGCATCCTGCCGTGGTCGCCGCTGGGCCGCGGGCTGCTCACCGGCAAGTACCGGCACAGCACGCCCGGTGACTCCCGTGGCGCCTCGCCGCAGTGGGCCGGGTTCATCGACGGGCTGCGCTCGGCGACCGCCGACCGGGTGGTCGAGGCGGTGATCACCGCGGCCGAGGGGCTGGGGACGACGCCGCTCGGGGTCGCGCTGGCCTGGCTGCGCGACCGCCCGGGCGTGGTCGCGCCGATCGTGGGCGCCCGCACCGCCCAGCAGCTGCAGGCCACCCTGGACGCCGACGGGGTGCGGCTGCCCCCGGCGATCGTCACCGCGCTGGACGACGTCTCCTCGCCGCCGTTCTCCTACCCCGAGCACCGGCCGGAGCAGCGGGCATGA
- a CDS encoding AAA family ATPase, with product MAVVLVTGMSGVGKSTVLAELARRGHAVVDTDDGGWIEQAPEPLWREDRVTALLDGHTAGHLFLAGTVANQGRFYPRLDAVVLLSAPVEVLLERVASRTTNHFGKTADERRRIVADTEQVEPLLRAGATVEVDTRRPLAEVVDAVLRAATAGS from the coding sequence GTGGCCGTGGTGCTGGTGACCGGGATGTCCGGGGTGGGGAAGTCGACGGTGCTCGCCGAGCTCGCCCGGCGCGGTCACGCCGTGGTCGACACCGACGACGGCGGCTGGATCGAGCAGGCGCCCGAGCCGCTGTGGCGGGAGGACCGGGTCACCGCCCTGCTCGACGGGCACACCGCCGGGCACCTGTTCCTGGCGGGCACGGTGGCCAACCAGGGCCGGTTCTACCCGCGCCTCGACGCGGTGGTGCTGCTCAGCGCGCCGGTCGAGGTGCTGCTCGAGCGGGTCGCGTCGCGGACGACGAACCACTTCGGCAAGACCGCCGACGAGCGCCGGCGGATCGTCGCGGACACCGAGCAGGTCGAGCCGCTGCTGCGCGCGGGGGCGACGGTGGAGGTGGACACCCGACGTCCGCTGGCCGAGGTGGTGGACGCCGTCCTGCGCGCCGCCACTGCCGGGTCCTGA
- a CDS encoding histidine phosphatase family protein, which translates to MTTVVLLRHGRTTANTAGVLAGWTPGVRLDETGSAQVAAVAQRLSGVPLAAVVSSPLERCQQTAGAVVEGRELELQTDDRLGEARYGDWTGRPIKELVKEPMWKVVQQHPSAAVFPGPEGEGLAQTQARAVAAVREWNATLGPDAVWVACSHGDVIKAVLADAFGMHLDAFQRIVVDPASISVVSYTETRPFVVRVNDTGGDVSALIPPPKKKRGRRKPSSDAVVGGGAGSGAA; encoded by the coding sequence GTGACCACCGTCGTGCTGCTGCGCCACGGCCGGACGACGGCCAACACCGCGGGCGTCCTGGCCGGCTGGACCCCCGGGGTGCGACTGGACGAGACCGGCTCGGCGCAGGTGGCCGCGGTCGCCCAGCGGCTGTCCGGCGTGCCGCTGGCCGCGGTGGTCAGCAGCCCGCTCGAGCGCTGCCAGCAGACCGCCGGCGCCGTCGTCGAGGGCCGCGAGCTGGAGCTGCAGACCGACGACCGGCTCGGCGAGGCCCGCTACGGCGACTGGACCGGCCGGCCGATCAAGGAGCTGGTCAAGGAGCCGATGTGGAAGGTCGTCCAGCAGCACCCCTCGGCCGCGGTGTTCCCCGGCCCGGAGGGGGAGGGGCTGGCCCAGACCCAGGCCCGCGCGGTGGCCGCCGTCCGGGAGTGGAACGCGACGCTGGGACCGGACGCCGTCTGGGTGGCCTGCAGCCACGGTGACGTGATCAAGGCGGTGCTGGCCGACGCGTTCGGCATGCACCTGGACGCCTTCCAGCGGATCGTCGTGGACCCGGCGTCGATCTCGGTGGTCAGCTACACCGAGACCCGGCCGTTCGTCGTCCGGGTCAACGACACCGGCGGCGACGTCTCCGCGCTCATCCCGCCGCCGAAGAAGAAGCGCGGCCGCCGGAAGCCCTCGTCCGACGCCGTCGTCGGCGGCGGCGCGGGCAGCGGCGCCGCGTAA
- a CDS encoding SCO1664 family protein produces the protein MSASEPGPTPDDELLDEELGYDDEADEDDDGDVVELDLAAFDHGDRRAPSGTDEIATLLRDGELDMEGRLLDASNVTLVGAVRTETLAATCVYKPVAGERPLWDFPDGTLAGREISAHLVSEATGWSVVPPTVLRDGPYGRGMVQLWMDADPGIELTEFVRRDDPGLRRMAVFDAVVNNADRKGGHIIPMPDGHVYGVDHGICFSADPKLRTLLWRWAGRPLLLEHLAVLEQLAEQLRGDLGEQLHEHLTRREVRRTQQRVDELLRTQLHPQPSGEWPALPWPPF, from the coding sequence ATGAGCGCATCCGAGCCCGGCCCCACGCCCGACGACGAGCTCCTCGACGAGGAGCTCGGGTACGACGACGAGGCCGACGAGGACGACGACGGTGACGTCGTGGAGCTGGACCTCGCCGCGTTCGACCACGGCGACCGCCGCGCCCCGTCAGGCACCGACGAGATCGCCACCCTCCTCCGCGACGGCGAGCTGGACATGGAGGGGCGGCTGCTGGACGCCAGCAACGTCACCCTGGTCGGCGCCGTCCGCACCGAGACGCTGGCCGCCACCTGCGTCTACAAGCCGGTGGCGGGGGAGCGGCCGCTGTGGGACTTCCCCGACGGCACCCTCGCCGGCCGGGAGATCAGCGCCCACCTGGTCTCCGAGGCCACCGGCTGGTCGGTCGTGCCGCCGACGGTGCTGCGCGACGGGCCCTACGGCCGCGGCATGGTGCAGCTGTGGATGGACGCCGACCCGGGCATCGAGCTCACCGAGTTCGTCCGCCGCGACGACCCGGGGCTGCGCCGGATGGCGGTCTTCGACGCCGTGGTGAACAACGCCGACCGCAAGGGCGGTCACATCATCCCGATGCCCGACGGCCACGTGTACGGCGTCGACCACGGCATCTGCTTCTCCGCCGACCCGAAGCTGCGCACCCTGCTGTGGCGCTGGGCCGGCCGGCCGCTGCTGCTGGAGCACCTGGCGGTGCTGGAGCAGCTGGCCGAGCAGCTGCGCGGCGACCTGGGGGAGCAGCTGCACGAGCACCTGACCCGGCGCGAGGTGCGGCGCACCCAGCAGCGGGTCGACGAGCTGCTGCGCACGCAGCTGCACCCACAGCCCAGCGGCGAGTGGCCCGCGCTGCCCTGGCCGCCCTTCTGA
- a CDS encoding VOC family protein, which produces MPHRSRLSILLLDLPPEHHAAGRDFWSAATGHPVVPDTADATWSSLGTFADGFHLEVQRTGEGTPPRWHVDVETDDVEAEVERLEGLGARRLADMGRFWQLTDPAGLVFCVVGVQTGEEFDRHATTWP; this is translated from the coding sequence ATGCCGCACCGCAGCCGCCTGTCGATCCTCCTGCTCGACCTCCCGCCCGAGCACCACGCCGCCGGCCGCGACTTCTGGTCCGCGGCCACCGGCCACCCGGTGGTGCCGGACACCGCCGACGCCACGTGGAGCTCGCTGGGCACCTTCGCCGACGGCTTCCACCTGGAGGTGCAGCGCACCGGCGAGGGCACGCCGCCGCGCTGGCACGTGGACGTCGAGACCGACGACGTCGAGGCCGAGGTCGAGCGGCTCGAGGGCCTGGGCGCCCGCCGGCTGGCCGACATGGGCCGGTTCTGGCAGCTGACCGACCCCGCGGGCCTGGTCTTCTGCGTCGTCGGCGTCCAGACCGGCGAGGAGTTCGACCGGCACGCCACCACCTGGCCCTGA
- the mshC gene encoding cysteine--1-D-myo-inosityl 2-amino-2-deoxy-alpha-D-glucopyranoside ligase produces the protein MLSWPAPLLPTLPGSGPALRLHDTARGEVVQTTPGRIARMYVCGITPYDATHLGHAATYLAFDLVNRVWRDARHAVHYVQNVTDVDDPLFERADRDGEDWIVLGMRETALFREDMTALRVLPPEDYVGAVEAIPQIVAKVETLWDAGLAYQLDDGTGDVYHDVSQAPGFGGESGYDEATMLRLSAERGGDPERPGKRHALDPLLWKGARDGEPSWPGPRGVAGRPGWHVECASIALDTIGTGFDVQGGGSDLVFPHHEYSAVHAEALTATKPFAQAYVHAAMIGLDGEKMSKSRGNLVFVSRLRGEGVDPMAIRLALLSGHYRTDRAWTPDLLETALQRLATWQRAVDLPLGAPAGPVLAAVRERLADDLDTPGAIAAVDAWAAASLAEAASGSGTPAAQATDDWDEQSPAVVRDLVDALLGIALTP, from the coding sequence GTGCTCTCCTGGCCCGCTCCGCTCCTCCCGACCCTGCCCGGGTCCGGGCCCGCCCTGCGGCTGCACGACACCGCCCGCGGCGAGGTCGTCCAGACCACCCCGGGCCGCATCGCGCGGATGTACGTCTGCGGGATCACCCCCTACGACGCCACCCACCTCGGGCACGCCGCCACCTACCTCGCCTTCGACCTGGTCAACCGGGTCTGGCGGGACGCCCGGCACGCCGTGCACTACGTGCAGAACGTCACCGACGTCGACGACCCGCTCTTCGAGCGCGCCGACCGCGACGGCGAGGACTGGATCGTCCTCGGCATGCGCGAGACGGCGCTGTTCCGCGAGGACATGACGGCGCTGCGGGTGCTCCCGCCGGAGGACTACGTCGGCGCCGTCGAGGCGATCCCGCAGATCGTGGCGAAGGTCGAGACCCTCTGGGACGCCGGCCTGGCCTACCAGCTCGACGACGGCACCGGCGACGTCTACCACGACGTCTCCCAGGCCCCCGGCTTCGGCGGGGAGTCCGGCTACGACGAGGCGACGATGCTGCGGCTGTCCGCCGAGCGCGGTGGCGACCCCGAGCGCCCGGGCAAGCGGCACGCGCTCGACCCGCTGTTGTGGAAGGGCGCCCGCGACGGCGAGCCCAGCTGGCCCGGCCCGCGCGGGGTCGCCGGCCGCCCCGGCTGGCACGTCGAGTGCGCCTCCATCGCGCTGGACACGATCGGCACCGGCTTCGACGTCCAGGGCGGCGGCAGCGACCTGGTCTTCCCGCACCACGAGTACTCCGCGGTGCACGCCGAGGCGCTGACGGCCACCAAGCCCTTCGCCCAGGCCTACGTGCACGCCGCGATGATCGGGCTGGACGGCGAGAAGATGAGCAAGAGCCGGGGCAACCTGGTGTTCGTCTCCCGGCTGCGCGGCGAGGGCGTCGACCCGATGGCCATCCGGCTGGCCCTGCTCTCCGGGCACTACCGCACCGACCGCGCCTGGACCCCCGACCTGCTGGAGACCGCGCTGCAGCGGCTGGCCACCTGGCAGCGGGCGGTCGACCTGCCCCTCGGCGCCCCGGCCGGCCCGGTGCTGGCCGCCGTCCGCGAGCGGCTGGCCGACGACCTGGACACCCCCGGCGCCATCGCCGCCGTCGACGCCTGGGCCGCCGCCAGCCTGGCCGAGGCGGCGTCGGGCAGCGGCACGCCCGCGGCGCAGGCCACCGACGACTGGGACGAGCAGTCCCCGGCAGTGGTGCGCGACCTGGTCGACGCGCTGCTGGGGATCGCGCTCACGCCGTGA